A region of Streptomyces sp. NBC_01497 DNA encodes the following proteins:
- a CDS encoding acyl-CoA dehydrogenase family protein, with product MNDVSDAHSPTTQLGRMESLTTVAARSASSLREWAHEADRSGHLSDESVDILGAAGFFLLQQPGRFGGPEADARTSFEVYRNLAHGCGSSAWVAMILSGSAYTAALFEDRAREDIWGTDRCALVCSNFTLGGTVHPTLGGGTVSGRWQPVSGVRHSQWIIAAVQGAEKDPRRRPVSLALIPMTDMAVERTWETVGMRATGSDTVVANDVFVPQHRFVTIDRLLLGKGAPATGGSVYGATWLSLLAVTTLAPLIGMAESVAVEVRTLVVENHAPTTSGRLLSQAHSLLAAALSLMDTARLHADRALRDVEAGALAGRQLSLQDRARVRMDIGRATQAAREAVGILLTAAGNRSFSSQSRIQRAWRDVEFVSRHVLLSPERNHDVYTRVLFGDEPANSMV from the coding sequence ATGAACGACGTCAGTGATGCGCATTCCCCCACAACTCAGTTGGGTCGCATGGAGAGTCTCACGACTGTAGCCGCCAGGTCAGCATCCTCGTTGCGGGAGTGGGCCCACGAAGCCGACCGTAGCGGCCACTTGAGCGACGAGTCTGTAGATATACTGGGGGCGGCTGGCTTTTTCCTGCTGCAACAGCCCGGCCGTTTCGGCGGGCCAGAGGCGGATGCGCGTACCTCTTTTGAGGTTTATCGCAACCTTGCACACGGGTGCGGTTCCAGCGCCTGGGTGGCGATGATCCTCTCCGGTAGCGCTTATACGGCTGCGCTATTCGAGGACAGGGCCCGGGAAGACATCTGGGGTACGGACCGCTGCGCACTGGTGTGCAGCAACTTCACACTAGGCGGCACAGTACACCCCACGCTGGGAGGCGGCACGGTATCCGGCAGGTGGCAACCGGTGTCTGGCGTGCGCCACTCGCAGTGGATCATCGCGGCAGTACAGGGCGCAGAAAAAGATCCGCGTAGACGCCCGGTGAGCCTTGCCTTGATCCCTATGACAGACATGGCTGTAGAGAGAACGTGGGAAACGGTCGGAATGCGAGCCACCGGCAGTGACACTGTGGTCGCCAACGACGTCTTCGTACCTCAGCATCGCTTCGTCACCATCGACCGCCTTCTGCTCGGGAAGGGGGCTCCTGCGACCGGGGGCTCAGTCTACGGAGCGACATGGCTGTCCTTGCTAGCGGTGACGACCCTAGCGCCGCTCATCGGCATGGCGGAGTCAGTAGCTGTTGAGGTACGAACCCTCGTCGTTGAAAATCACGCTCCGACAACCTCGGGCAGGCTCTTGTCGCAGGCGCACTCCCTCCTCGCAGCGGCCCTCTCACTCATGGATACTGCGCGGCTGCACGCGGACCGCGCCCTGCGTGATGTCGAAGCGGGAGCGCTCGCCGGCCGACAACTTAGTCTGCAGGACCGGGCGCGCGTACGTATGGACATCGGCCGGGCCACTCAAGCAGCTCGAGAGGCTGTCGGCATCCTGCTTACCGCAGCCGGCAACCGATCGTTCTCCAGCCAGAGCCGAATTCAACGTGCATGGCGCGATGTCGAGTTCGTAAGTCGGCATGTCTTGCTGTCACCCGAGCGGAACCACGATGTTTACACGCGAGTGCTGTTCGGCGACGAACCGGCCAACTCCATGGTTTAA